A region of the Procambarus clarkii isolate CNS0578487 chromosome 29, FALCON_Pclarkii_2.0, whole genome shotgun sequence genome:
TTGAGTGTCTTaagctcattattattattgtatttgtATTATTATCTACTACCCGCCCAAAACCCCTATCCTTTCCCCACACCCActgcgtctccccccccccctcccctccccacataCCTGCTTCTCACCCAACACTCCACCCTACTTAATGATCTATAACACCTAACAGTACATTTCTACATATACTCCTCTTGCATTTCCAGTTCCCCTATTccatcccctctcccctccccacccacacTTCCCCGCCCCGTCCCTctggtgttgcccccccccccacacccataaCAATTAGAGGAGCGAGAGAGCGCAACAAACTGTGGCACTCCTTCTCACACCTGTGCCAGTTGTCCCAGTCAAGGACACTCCGGCGAGGCACTCACGGCTCTCGCTGCTATGCAAGTCCAGGTAGTAGTCCGGACTCCCTACACCCTCAGGCCAGGTAATAGTCCGGACTTCCTACATCCCTAAGCCTCGGTAATAATCGAACTCTATATAGCTTCAGGTTAGGAAACACTGCGGTAATTTACTGCTCGCGATTGGGtgatgctgactgtgtgaggctgTGCTCTCTGCTGGCCAGTGACAGGTGACTGGGACATCCACCAGTCAGCCGTGAGTGTGGACTCGGTGACATCCACCAGTCAGCCGTGAGTGCCCGGGATGGTCAAGGGCCTTCATGGTGACAGGTTTTGGACTCGCAGACATTTACATTCGGTCCATTACTTCTACGGAATGGTTGAGGTTAGGTTTAGCGAGGCCGTACGTTGTGAGTTCATGGGTGAACCGGTCCATGGGGCGGCATGCTGGTTGTGTACCGGTCCATGGGGCGGCATGCTGGTTGTGTACCGGTCCATGGGGCGGCATGCTGGTTGTGTACCGGTCCATGGGGCGGCATGCTGGTTGTGTACCGGTCCATGGGGCGGCATGCTGGTTGTGTACCGGTCCATGGGGCGGCATGCTGGTTGTGTACCGGTCCATGGGGCGGCATGCTGGTTGTGTACCGGTCCATGGGGCGGCATGCTGGTTGTGTACCGGTCCATGGACGGGGTAGGGAAAGCCTCATCCCGGAGGAGTAGAGAGTAGGAAGAGAACCTTCTGCTGTAGTGAGGGCCAGGGGGAAGAGTGGTCACATTCGGCCACGTTCACAACACTGGAGCCCCTTGCTAATACACCCCCCATTAACCCTCCATTTACAGCAAGTAAAGGGCAGGATAAAGTTGACAAGAAATATAGCTTCTCAGATCTCTCTTTGGACGGCGTCCAATCTTGCGTGTGAGGGCAAGAGGGCTCGACCTCTTGCCCTCAGCCTCGATGTGGATAATATCCCAGCAACGCCGCTGCTCGCAAGCCTAGACCTTCCCAGCACCCAGCCTCGGGGCGGCCACCTGGGGCTGGAGGAGACGAGAAAATAGTGCTTGCATTGCTGGCAGGCTTAGCATGTTCCTCCTGGTCCCCTGGCCGCCCTGCGGACCTTCCTGGTCCCATGGCCGCCTTACGGACCTTCCTGGTCCCTGGCCGCCCTGCGGACCTTCCTGGTCCCATGGCCGCCTTACGGACCTTCCTGGTCCCTGGCCGCCATGCGGGCCATCCTGGTCTCCTGGCCGCCCTGCGGACCTTCCTGGTCCCATAGCCGCCTTGCGGACCTTCCTGGTCCCACGGCCGCCTTACGGACCTTCCTGGTCCCTGGCCGCCCTGCGGACCTTCCTGGTCCCTGGCCGCCATGCGGACCTTCCTAGTCCCTGGCCGCCCTGCCGACCTTCCTGGTCCCTGGCCGCCCTGCCCTCCCTGGCCCCTCCCAACACCGGGGGTCAGAGGTACTTCTCAACAATGGAGgcggggtacaagtccaataagaTATTTCACTGGCTGTTGTCACGGCTtccggaggtgtgtgtgtgtgtgtgtgtgtgtgtgtgtgtgtgtgtgtgtgtgtgtgtgtgtgtgtgtgtgtgtgtgtgtgtgtgtgtgcgtgcgcgcgtgtgcgtgtgtatgcgtgtgtatgTAAACCACTGCATGGAAATGGAATAGGGAAAACAATTCCCATTGCGAATTACTTTTAATAGTCTTTCGAAAGTTTATGAAAAATTCACATAATTTTACCCGCGCGTGCAATTAACTGTTACTCGGGTATTCATTTGCATTTTAAAACACCGGAACGTTCTAAAACAtaacaccaaaaaaaaaaaggagtcAGTACAATCCCCGTCGCTTGGGGACTATTTTGAACTTGTAAATAGCAACTAATAGAGGAGCCAATTAACAGCATCCAGGACACGGCTCTAGTGTGCAAATAATAGGCTTAATTGGACCGAAATTAATGTTCAGGTTTCTTGTTAAGGAATACCATCATGGTATTGCATTGTGGGAGGTGGGGACTGAGTTTGTATTTAATTACACATATCAAAGAGAATATTAAGGCGTTTATCTGCTCTGcttaatatatgtaatatattaataagtttaggtggatataaatatgggccaataagccttctgcatgcAATTTCCTTCATTCGTATGCTTTAATAAGAACATACATAAGAAcaagggtaactgcagaaggcctattggcccatacgaggcagctcctatttataatcccccaatcccactcatatacatgtccaactggGGCGATATACATGTAATATATCTCTTCGAACCAAATCTTTGGTTAGCAATCATCTTGTGAGCTTTAGTACATGACCTGTGCTCCGTATCTTGCCTCACAAGGGACCTTGGGTCAGGAATTGAACCGTAAATGGAGCACTTGGGTTGAACCTGCCAGGAAGTGTAGACGTAGTCAGCTACGTTTTTGTGTTCTCTCACTCCCGAGTCGTAAGAGTACGATGAGAACAATTGTTTTTCAAATGaacaatttgttcatttgatgcatcacgctattgtgatttctgtgtgtaatgttttTCGATTTAATTTTgacctttttttaattaattttcaaaatttctgcCGTACTATTGTGATAATAGGATGTAAAATTCAGGATGACTTGAATACATGTGTTAAAATATGCATTTTGTATACATATTTTTGTGTAaaatatgtttaaaaaaaaaattgctgtcccaatccttatcccttccaagtgctatatagtcgtaatggcttggcgctttctcctaattgttcccttcccttcccgacAGCGATCCCCTGCTATTCtcgtccccctccaccccccccccatccccaccccGAGGTGTGGAGAGGGACCATCATAAATATAAGAATTAAGGaacctgcagaagacctattagcATATAAGACCTCCTATTTAAATTCACCCAAATTCATTCGTGTCTAACTTACGCTTAAAGCCATCCAGTGATCtcacgtctattatgttacccgaTAATTTGCTCCATAAATCTACAGCCCTAATtccaaaccaatatttacccacgtTTTTCCTGATTTCCCAGGTCTTTCCACATAGGTTTTGATATTCTTCCGTCAGTAATAATGTAGCGCGACTCTCAAGCCGGCGTCTTTGTCAATGACAATTTTTCGTTCTTTTCAGGTGGTGTTTCTGGCGCTGGCGGTGTGGACGTGCGCAGGCGCAGCGCGGCCGTGTCCAGATGTGTGCCGGTGTAGCCTGGATGGCCGCGGTCGCCGAGCAGTGAGGTGCGAGGCAGGTGGCATGGCCGACCCCATACCTGTCTTGAACATGGCCGTGAACACGGAGGTGCTGGTGATCACGGCGCCTCCTCACCATCCCAACTCCCTCACTCTCGGCCCGATCTTCAAGGAGCTGCGACGCCTAGAAGAAATCCACATCACCTGGGCCAGCATTCCAGCTCTCGGGGCGCACTCTTTCTGGGGACTCCAGCGGCTTCACGTCCTCAACCTCACGCACAACCAGATCGCAGCGCTCATGGACACCAACTTCCGCGGCGCCGACGTGCTTCAGCACCTGGACCTCAGCCACAATCTTATCGAGTCCGTGCCCTCGGCGGTGTTCAGATACGTGCGTCGCCTGCAGTCACTCACCCTGGCCCACAACGCCGTGCCGGAGCTGGTGCCCAGAATCTTCTTTGGCCTCACTCGTCTGGAACGACTTGATCTGAGTTTCAATCCACTGGGAGATCTTCACCCCGAGCAGTTCTCAGACGTTCCCGAGCTGCGACATTTGGTGTGCGCTGGGTGTGGCCTCTCATCTCTCAGCTCCTCACTACTCCAGGCCCTGCCAAACTTGCACACCTTCGATCTTCACAATAATCGCATGACGCAGGTGCCATCCGGGCTGGCCACCACATTCCTGCCCAAACTTATCAATCTCAATTTAGACGCTAATCTGATCTCATTTGTTGAGCACGGAGTAATTGCAGGCTCATCGCTCGGCTACTTGCACCTGGGGCACAACCGGATTAGTCGCGTGGAGCCCGGGGCCTTCACTAACAGCTCACTCAAGTATCTTGATCTCTCTTACAACCGTCTCGTCAATTTTGATAACGAAGCTATACGAGATGCTCTGGGCGACCTCCATGAACTTGATCTCTCCGGAAACTCTTTGCACATAGAGCAGCTGTTGTTTGTGCTTCCTGCAGCACGAGAACTGCAACGATTAGGTCTGGGGGACATGGGTCTCATGCGTCTGCCACCTGGCCTGCTGCAGGATTTGGGGAACCTGCATCATCTCAACATCTCCTCCAACTACCTCTCTGCCTTTCCTACGGATGCACTACTGAATGCTCCTCAACTCCGTTCCCTTGATCTTTCCCGCAACAGCTTCAGAGGACTCGATGACAAAACGGTGTCAGCAATAAGTGCCTCGAAACAACTGCGTAAATTGCGACTGGAAGGAAACCCATGGCACTGCGACCAGTGCCACGTGGGACCTCTGCTTCGCTGGCTCCAGGACGCTCCCGACCAGGAGTCTGGCTGTCAGGAACCGCGAGTGTGGACGTGTCTCAAGTGTGTCAGTCCTCCTGGCGTGGAGGGACTTGAACTGGCTCTACTGCCTCTGGGTGACCTTCCCTCGTGCCCGCAGGAGCTGCCAGCAGCCGCGCCCTCGTGGAACACACCAGTCCTCAGCGAGGGCACCATCGAGCCAATGTTACCGCGGAGCCAACTGACCATTCAGGAAGACCACAGCATAGACTGGTCCTTGACGAGGCTGCTGAGAGAGAAGCTGCACATGGTAATTGTAATAGGCTGCTGCATTGTGCTGCTCTTTCTGATCCTGGTGATAGTGGGCGTGGTCGCCTACAGCCGCCACTCCGCCTTCTACTACACCTGCGAGGGACAGTCGCTTCATGCCAAAAAACTGAAAGCAAAAGAGATGAAGAACAAGAAACCCGGCGTACAGAGCTCCAGCCGCCCAGACGTGACCATCGCCACAATAGACGAGTTGACAGACATCGCCGGATCCCAAGAGGTGATCGaggacaaaattcatcacacacaATATTTTGGTTAGTTTTCATAGCGTCGAGGCAGTGATAAGAACGTACGCCATTCTGCCGTTGCTTTACAAACTTGCAAAGTTTATTCAATGAAGTGGAATGTTTATGATCCTCTCCAAAGAGGTCTTTAGTGCTGCAGTGAAGGACTGTCGACACAAAACGGCGGAGCACTCCACATTCTCTAGATATTGCAAGAGTTGCAGCCAAGCAAACTATGCCGAGGAGCAACGTAAGAAGCTGAGCGACTCAGGCTTCATATTCTCCAGGAAAAATTTGCGTATAAATGCATATTTTTAcgcgtgtttgtgtatgtgtaaatgtATGTTTTTGTGTGTAAGTTACTGTGAGAAATTTATTAAATATTATCTCTAGTTCCAATAAAGTGAACAATAATGAAAAAGAATAAGAGAAAATATCTTGCCTTCCATAAGATAAATCTTAGTCCGTAAAATACGCTGAAGAGGCAAcgctgctctacaaatcaagttatcaCTGAcgatcaaaatgaaaaaaaaaaagttcttttcCAAAGTTTTGACATATCAAAGCATTGTTTATGTGTGTGTTGGTAAATGTTTGTGTGACTGAAATTTTCCAGAACAAAAGTGTAAAAGAAAGAAGTCTAATATTAGTTTCAATAAATCCGCCCATCTCTGGACTGTCtcgcactcattcactcactcactcactcactcactcacacaggtGCGGCCGAGTGCACAGCGTTCGGGAGTCGCAGTCCACGGACCGTTCAATTCCAGGAAGAgctagaaacaaatggacagaatttctttcacttgatgcatctgttcacctagaagtaaataagtATCTGGGGTAGTAAGTCAGCTGTTGCCGTCTGTACATCCATGGGGATGTATTCGTGTGTGACAGAGACATATGGTAGATATGAGAGAAAAAATAGGTCGGGAGCCAGTACAATAGATAaccaacggttagaaaggcgggacccaagagcaacagctgaaccctgTAGGTACTaaaaggtaaacacacacactcacaaatcaaacacacacacatacacacaactcgAGAGCGGTGGTCTGTGTGCGAGACATAACTTTTTGGAACTTTCGGAAGGAAATTTTTGAGTTGGAAAGGGGGAtgaaaagagaggagagagagagagagagagagagagagagagagagagagagagagagagagagagagagagagagagagagagagagagagagtagaatgGGAGAAATAAtgagaaataggagagtgaaagacagagaatgagagagagagagagggaaacagAGTTCCAACTCGATTGGAACTAACTCTTTCGTTTTGGAGCACCCCGAGAATGTGTTCGAGCAATGCTTTGCTTCGCTCAGGCGTATGTCCGCCTACACCTCACTTACTTTTCCCCCTCCACTCTTTGTTTCAGTTTTCCCACCGTGAAAAAATGCCATGCAGCCAACTTGGGACTATTCGGAAAGATGACAAAAACAAGAGTTTTTTGGGGAAAATCTGGGCTCAGTGAGCGTGGTTAGTTTGCTAGTTAATTTTTGCTAGTAGTTTTAAATGATCCCTGTTTTTGTTGTTTATCCATTCGATTTTTTTTAACATACTGTGATCATTCATTAGTATGATATGGCTTTATTCTTTCATCCTTCCTCATTCTTCCTCTTTTTCATTATTTCCAGTGTGTTCTTATTAATGTTTTGTTCTTCTCCCTTTCCTAATTTAAAATTCTTCTTAATATTCTTATTGCTCTTTGGAAAGCTGCTCTTCTCGTGTAAAGTTTAGGTCGGTAGGCTGCCATGAGTTATGTGACCACAGTAATCTTTCAGAAACGACCTTCATGTATCTCCATTTGAGAGAGCAGTTAAAGGATTAAATAGTATATATCTTAGAACACGAGGCAGCCAATTCCAAGATACGTTTAGTGCCGCAGTGACCATGTATGAAAATTTATCACCAACCATTTCCTATATAATTTGTAATAGAGACCAGAGATGTTTGTGGTCAGTCCAACAATATAAAGAACACAGATGTTCGTAGCCAAATCAGCACTATAGAGAACCCAGGCATTCGTGGCCAAATCAACAATAGAGAGAACATAGGCGTTCGTAGCCTAGCTATCAATATATGGAATACAGGCGTTCGTggtctggggtcagattcacgaagcagttacgcaagcacttacgaacctgtacatcttttctcaatctttggcggctttgtttacaattattaaacagttaatgagctccgaagcaccaggaggctgtttataacaataacaacagttgatagggaggttttcaggcttgtaaactgttaaataaatgtaaccaaagccgtcaaagagtgaggaaagatgtacacgttcgtaagtatttgcgtaactgcttcgtgaatctggcctctgatcAACAACACTGGGAACATAGATGGTAGTACCCAAACCAACAATAAGACATACACCAACTCTTCAGTTGGCTATCGTGGACACACGaactacctaacttcagtcatcgAAGTAACAAATTTCAACTGCACACTTAAACATACGAAATGCCCACTTCCCATTACCTATGCAGTTAAATAACAATTTGATGTTATTCCAATTATTCCAATTCCAGTTATTCCAATTTCAAGTATTCCATGGCATGAAGACcagaattaatgtgtgtgtgtgtgtgtgtgtgtgtagctcgcTGTAATCTATTTGGGACAGAAAGGATACATGAGTTCCATATATTCCTCTGGGGGGCAAAAGGAAAGTGTTCAATGTTGATAGACCAAGCGGTAGAAGCCAGATTTTAAATGTTCCATTTTAGTTGTTCAAGAACCCATTTTGGGTTAGTTGCAAGTCGTGCTGTATGTCGCTGATCGCTAGCAAGGTTTTGATTTAGTGGCTGACCTCATGCATACTTGTCTCTAAGTGAGGAATATCACATTGTCTTAAAATGAGGAATATCACATTGTCTTAAAATGAGGaatatcaatttttttttcagtgtggAATATCATATTGACTTTCCTCGTGTTATAAACAGAGCTGGTCGGCTTAGGAAGCATATTTTATAAAAAATCATTTATGTTTGTTTATATATTTcttgtgtgttgggggggagggggggggaggggttcccGGGAGGATTAAGCAAACAGGTTTTTTTATTTGTATGTATAATGAATAGGTAACTTTTATATACTGACGTGCCACAGTAAATgcctagagatatatatatatatatatatatatatatatatatatatatatatatatatatatatatatatatatatatctccgggCCTAGTAATATGCTATATGTACGAGAAGGCATTTTCTCAATATATCTCACCAGATATAAGATATATTTGTCAAATCCAGATATACTTTTACGGATAATAGTCGCTAATTCGCATGTCGATGTTCGTAAGTCTGCCCCGTAAGGACTGCTATTCATAGGTAATTTATAGCCAGAACCAACTAATGCTTCTTAGTTTGTGTTTCCGTACAGTGTAGGACATATTTTCTTGACAATAGCATAAGATTTATGTTGTTTTCAAATGCTGAACCCAGTTACCGTTCCTGTATGATTAGATTACATTTATACAAAGCATTTATGTAATTTTTGTGTGTTTCTTAGTCTTGTCTGTAAATATTATGTGTGCTTGCATAATAGAAGATCATTTTGGTGCTTGTCGTTTGTTAGGAAACATTTTATACTACTGATGTAACATAATAAATTCGGAAAATATTTTAAAATCGTGTTTCTCCTTCAGTCCTTACATTTAATGAACTCATTTTAGTTTTGTTACCTAAAAAGGTGACGGGAACCGGAACTGAAGCCTCATAACACTTGACACCAGGCTATGGCTCTCTCCCATTGTTAGACAGCCTAGGCCTACCGAATTTAATTCTGACGTGGTTTTAAATACACTTCAATTTTGAttgggagaagggagggattTTAATAATTTCAAAGTTAATTTTTAAAGTATTATAACTGCAAAAACTTAAATCCAAAACCACGAACAAATTTTATTGCTGCTATTTGTTTTATATCATTGATCATTTGAAATATAAAATGCATCTCATTGACGTGAATTAAATTCACTCTTCTGCTGACTGCAGCGTCAGTTTTCCTTGTACACCCGCCCGAGCCCCACCGTGAACCTGTCTCTGCCGCCTACAGACGGGTACCAGAGATACAGAGAAAGACAGccagaaacagagagacaaaTACAGATAGacgcaggaagagagagagaaaaagatcgaGAACAACAGAGAAACAAAAGATATAGAAAAACAAAGCGAGACATTATATTCAGCATCATGGCAAAATGATGTCGCAGGAAGGGGCGACCAGTAGGGGCTGATGGGGAACTTGTGTAGTCCAAGAAAGTGACTCGTCGAATGGTCAAAGCATCTTAAAGTGGGACTAGGCGCCCATCTATGAAGTTAAGTGTCTGACCACAGGGAGTGTGAAGCCTCCTGATGGGTTAAGGTCCATACCTAGAGGCTGGAGTGGCTCTCTAGTGACCACCTGATGCTTGAGCGGGAAGGTAAGTGAGTTTCGTCGGTGATGGCGCCATTCTGAGACGGCGAGAGGAAGGCAGACTGGGAAGTGAAGCTTTCTTTTAAATTTtataatttgacatttttttttgTGTAATAACCTTTGCCCGTAGCTTCCATTGCTGTTCCGTCATTTATAATGAGTTGTGTATTTAATAATGATATAGTTggattggtttggtgttgggcttcagTCTTATCAACCTCAGAAGACTTATTAAGGCCGTCATAATtaattactgaccaaccagcaagaataCTTTAGTCTTGAACATAGTTTAGTATTAAAGTAAACTCTTagtgttatatataatattatatatatatatatatatatatatatatatatatatatatatatatatatatatgtcgtacctagtagccagaacgcacttctcagactactatgcaaggcccgatttgcctaataagccaagttttcatgaattattgttttttcgactacctaacctacctaacctaacctaacctaactttttcggctacctaacctaacctaacctataaagataggttaggttaggtagggttggttaggttcggtcatatatctacgttaattttaactccaataaaaaaagttgacctcatacataatgaaatgggtagctttatcatttcataagaaaaaaattagagaaaatatattaattcaggaaaacttggcttattaggcaaatcgggccttgaatggtaggccgagaagtgcgttctggctactaggtacgacattatatatatatatatatatatatatatatatatatatatatatatatatatatatatatatatatatatatatatatatatatatggagaggCCGAGTACACCCACCCCCTTCGTGTACATTAGCTGGTGGAAATATTTGAGTTATTTAGTAAAGACGAGGACTGGGTACTCTGGCTCAGACGAGCACAAGAAGCTGATGACAGCTGACCCTGGCAAGCATGTCTGGTACGTCCATATGTGAGGACATGACTTCGTatcaattaatgaaaataaagtacCCACTTTCCCCTAAATATAAAGCACTAAATTGTAGCATTCAGCAATGCACTATTACTATAGCTATGTCCCGGTACCGTCTCGGTACACCAGTAATATGGGAATGAATCGAACACAGGCACATCTACAACCAAAGATGTATGCTGCTTCTCGGTGAATATACACTGAAATTATACTTTTGGTTCAGGACAATGTCCAGTACAAAAGTATACTTTACGTTGTAGGTTGGTCAGCAAGTCTCTAGGTTAACTCTCCGGCGGTTGAGAGGCACTATGAGCTCAAACCAATCGGCAGTATAGTCGTGGATTAGTACAATCGAAATAGCAATATATCTTTTGATTTAAATTCGGTAATGAATTCAACGACGCTTGCCAAGTAGTGATATAAAAATATCACGAGGAGTGAATATATTATTCTCATCAATATTTTTCTGGAATTTCTAATATGAATTTCATGAATGTATAATCTTTGAAAAGGAAACGGCCAAGAAATATATTGGACTATCGTCTGCCGTGTTTGGTTGCTGCTCGTGTGAGTGGCAACCCTGAGAATATGGCAGgcgtgagagtgtggcagccctGACAGTGGCAGCCCTGAGAATATGGCAGGCGTCAGAGTGGCAGCCCTGACAGAATGGTAGCCCTGACAGAGTGGTAGCCCTGACGGTTTCAGCCCTTACAGACTGGCAGCCCTGACAGAGTGGCAGCCCTGACAGAGTGGCAGCCCTGACAGAATGGCAGCCCTGACAGAGTGGCAGCCCTGACAGAGTGGCAGCCCTGACAGAGCGGCAGCCCTGACAGAGCGGCAGCCCTGACAGAGTGGCAGCCCTGACAGAGTGGCAGCCCTGACAAAGCGGCAGCCCTGACAGAGTGGCAGCCCTGACAGAGCGGCAGCCCTGACAGAGCGGCAGCCCTGACAGAGTGGCAGCCCTGACAGAGTGGCAGCGCTGACAGAGCGGCAGCCCTGACAGAGCGGCAGCCCTGACAGAGCGGCAGCCCTGACAGAGCGGCAGCCCTGACAGAGTGGCAGCCCTGACAGAGTGGCAGCCCTGACAGAGTGGCATCCCTGACAGAGTGGCATCCCTGACAGAGTGGCATCCCTGACAGAGTGGCAGCCCTGACAGAGTGGCAGCCCTGACAGAGTGGCAGCCCTGACAGAGTGGCAGCCCTGACAGAGTGGCATCCCTGACAGAGTGGCAGCCCTTACAGACTGGCAGCCCTGACAGAGTGGCAGCCCTGACAGAGTGGCAGCCCTGACAGACTGGCAGCCCTGACAGACTGGCAGCCCTGACAGTGCGGCAGCCCTGACAGACTGGCATCCCTGACAGAGTGGCATCCCTGACAGAGTGGCAGCCCTTACAGACTGGCAGCCCTTACAGACTGGCAGCCCTGACAGAGTGGCAGCCCTGACAGAGTGGCAGCCCTGACAGACTGGCAGCCCTGACAGACTGGCAGCCCTGACAGACTGGCAGCCCTGACAGAGTGGCAGCCCTGACAGTGCGGCAGCCCTGACAGAGCGGCAGCCCTGACAGAGCGGCAGCCAGGTAAATACCAAGCGAACAATACACTCAATAACAGGCGAACAAACTAACAAATATCAACACTTCTGCAGGTGCCAATAATCATCGCTCATTATTTTCCGCAGTGGAGGACAGGACGCCTGTTAGACTAATCGAGGTAATCCCAGGTCAACTTACCTAGAATGCAACCCCGCAAAACGTGGACGGAAACGGAACCTATAAACTTCACTGTACTgcaacgggaatcgaacccaggtcctCACGGTTTTAACTCAACTGCGCTTATAACATTGTGTTCTTATCT
Encoded here:
- the LOC123765034 gene encoding platelet glycoprotein V — translated: MCLQDPSSSDVRPAMDNYINKMNWKYWIMEVVFLALAVWTCAGAARPCPDVCRCSLDGRGRRAVRCEAGGMADPIPVLNMAVNTEVLVITAPPHHPNSLTLGPIFKELRRLEEIHITWASIPALGAHSFWGLQRLHVLNLTHNQIAALMDTNFRGADVLQHLDLSHNLIESVPSAVFRYVRRLQSLTLAHNAVPELVPRIFFGLTRLERLDLSFNPLGDLHPEQFSDVPELRHLVCAGCGLSSLSSSLLQALPNLHTFDLHNNRMTQVPSGLATTFLPKLINLNLDANLISFVEHGVIAGSSLGYLHLGHNRISRVEPGAFTNSSLKYLDLSYNRLVNFDNEAIRDALGDLHELDLSGNSLHIEQLLFVLPAARELQRLGLGDMGLMRLPPGLLQDLGNLHHLNISSNYLSAFPTDALLNAPQLRSLDLSRNSFRGLDDKTVSAISASKQLRKLRLEGNPWHCDQCHVGPLLRWLQDAPDQESGCQEPRVWTCLKCVSPPGVEGLELALLPLGDLPSCPQELPAAAPSWNTPVLSEGTIEPMLPRSQLTIQEDHSIDWSLTRLLREKLHMVIVIGCCIVLLFLILVIVGVVAYSRHSAFYYTCEGQSLHAKKLKAKEMKNKKPGVQSSSRPDVTIATIDELTDIAGSQEVIEDKIHHTQYFG